The region CAATCCATTTTCTTCACCGGTTGCTATTTGTGTGGCAACCAAAATACCATTTGCGCCGTTGTCAAATTTTAACAATACATTGCCGTCATCGTCCAGTTTTCTGCCTTCAACGACAATGTTAATATCGGCACACAACTGAGCGATTTTCAAGCCCGAAATATATTCGGCCAAATGTGCGGCATGGGTTCCAATATCTCCCATACAACCACTGATACCACTTTTTGCGGGATCTGTTCGCCAAAGAGCTTGCTTGTTCTCTTTACTTTCCAATAAAGAACTCAACCAGCCTTGGGTATATTCAACGATCACTTTTCTGATTTTGCCAAAATCATTGTCAGCAACCATTTTTCGGGCTTGCTTTACCATTGGATAACCCGAATAAGTATGTGTCAAGCACAAAATAAGTCCGGTTTCTTTAACTTTTTGCTGCAATTGTTTGGCTTCATCCAGACTTAAGGTCATCGGTTTGTCGATCAAAACATGAAAACCGTGATTCAAAGCCATCATAGCGGGAGCAAAATGCGTAAAATTTGGAGTAACAATAGTCACAAAATCCATTTTTTGGTCTTGGGGAAGTTGGCTCTCGATTGCAATCATTTTTTCGTACGAATCGTAGCATTTTGCTTCGGGAAGAAATAAGCCTTTTCCAGATTCCTTTGAAATCTCAGGATTAGAACTAAATGCGCCGCAATGCAATTCAACCAAGCCATCCATATTGGCGGCAATACGATGAATTGCTCCAATGAAAGCATTTTTACCGCCGCCAATCATGCCCATTTTTAATTTTCTCATAGCTTTTGACGCACTAAATATTACCTTTTTTCAATTCTTTTACGGCATGATCACAGGCGCGAGCCGTCAATGCCATAAATGTCAGCGATGGGTTTTGGCAGGCAATCGAAGGCATGCAAGAACCATCG is a window of Flavobacterium acetivorans DNA encoding:
- a CDS encoding Gfo/Idh/MocA family protein; this translates as MRKLKMGMIGGGKNAFIGAIHRIAANMDGLVELHCGAFSSNPEISKESGKGLFLPEAKCYDSYEKMIAIESQLPQDQKMDFVTIVTPNFTHFAPAMMALNHGFHVLIDKPMTLSLDEAKQLQQKVKETGLILCLTHTYSGYPMVKQARKMVADNDFGKIRKVIVEYTQGWLSSLLESKENKQALWRTDPAKSGISGCMGDIGTHAAHLAEYISGLKIAQLCADINIVVEGRKLDDDGNVLLKFDNGANGILVATQIATGEENGLKIKIYGEKGGLEWHQMEPNSLIIKWSDAPTQIYRTGNGYLSNISMANSRTPSGHPEGYLEAFANLYKNFALTLSFKLEGKEPTQEMLDFPSVDDGVRGMAFIENVIASGKSDQKWFDFKI